The nucleotide window TTGCCTTTTATTTCTGCCACACAGAGATATTCTTCCTAAAATATTATTGTGACTCTTGTTTGAGTAGAGAGAATATTTTCACGTATATTTAATGCTTTGCATTTTTTCCTGCTTTAGAAAGTATGAGAAACATTGTTTTGGTGTCTGATAAATTTGGtttgtcattttgtttatatgggtgTTAGCCTAACTTAACAAAAATAGCATTTGAGTTTGAGGAAGATTGCCTTTCTTTCTTACAAAGATGGCAACAAATATGGTCTTATATTAGTTATCAGTGATCTTCACACAAGGAGACATACAGCTATCAGCAGCAGCTTTGGATACATCCAACCAGCTGTGGCAACTTCAGATCCCATCAAAGGGAACACTGTCTCTATAGCACTCAGACAGAAGTTGTCCTTGAAGTAGATTTGGAAGTTCGTCCTGGAACATTTCacacaaaagaggaaaagagccCAGTTGGGTGTACCcaatttttcctttcaaattcagTCCACACCTCTATGTCAGGGTATGGCATATATACCCTATGTTATAGATATGTTTCTACAGCATCCTCTCCTTGGAAGGAGACATCAGGGGTAGAGAGGAAATGCTCTTCTACACACCTTTAGCAATGTTTTAACAACTCTTTCTCCTTAACAAAAACTTAGCTCTGAAGTGTTGCTGGTTTCCAATGTGCAAATACTGTCCCCACAACCTCATCCCATTTCAATCAACCAAGGTGACATCACTGAAAGTGCACTTGGGATAAGATGCATCCAAAGCCAGAATGTCCTGGTATCTAGACACCATACCCTCAAAACTTGTATACAGGGGCCATATCTGTTTACATTATTGGAAGGGGAAAGAGTGTGTGTAGCCAAGGAAAGAAGACAGTGCAGGGGACTTTGGTGGAAAATAATCTGTGAGAAAATAAGTTCCTGAGGtgcaaaaaagaaagatggggaaCACGGGTCAGTCATAGATGTACCCAGGGGATTTCCTAGTGGGAGGGCATCTATTTAAATGCTATGCAAATGACACAAACAGGCTTTCCACGTGAGTGTTTCACTGCTTTTTGAATATCTTATGTGCATTAGAGAGAATCCCACAGTCAGAAGCACTTGTCTGAGTCTTAAGTTTTACCACATTCTATGTGATCTTTGGCAAATAAATATTGATTTCTCTAACTATTCATTTTctactgattttcattttctaataattaaaagaaaggtaattaaaataaattgttaaatagACAATGTTTAATATTCAGTAAGCTTACCTCAACATATTGTAAGCAGTTTTTCACTCTTTGATGTGATACAAACATTGTGGATAATGTCATAGCTATTGCTTGTTTTGTTGTAGGTCCCTCAGCTACTGGTTTCTGGCACACTTGATCTGACGCCATGGTCAGCATTAATAACGTGACTGAACTGATCATCACTGGCCTTTTTCAGGATCCAGAGGTGCAGAAAGTGTGCTTTGCGCTGTTCCTTCCTGTGTACCTGGCCACAGTGCTGGGCAATGGCCTCATTGTTGTGACAGTCAACATCAGTAAGAGTCTGCGTTCTCCCATGTACATCTTCCTCAGCTCCTTGTCCCTGGTGGAGATCTGCTACTCCTCTACTGTTGTCCCTAAGTTCATCACTGACTTACTCGCCAGAGTTAAAACCATCTCCATGAAGGGCTGTCTGGCTcagattttcttcttccatttctttggggTCACTGAGATCCTCTTGCTTACAGTGATGGCCTATGATcgttatgtggccatctgcaaaccTCTTTACTACACAGCTATCATGAGTAGGAGCATGTGTCACCATCTGGTGACTGGTTCCTGGGTGGGGGGCTTTTTTCATTCCATAATTCAGATTTTTATCACTATCCCCTTGCCATTTTGTGGTCCCAATGTGATT belongs to Microtus pennsylvanicus isolate mMicPen1 unplaced genomic scaffold, mMicPen1.hap1 Scaffold_53, whole genome shotgun sequence and includes:
- the LOC142842307 gene encoding olfactory receptor 4B1-like, whose protein sequence is MVSINNVTELIITGLFQDPEVQKVCFALFLPVYLATVLGNGLIVVTVNISKSLRSPMYIFLSSLSLVEICYSSTVVPKFITDLLARVKTISMKGCLAQIFFFHFFGVTEILLLTVMAYDRYVAICKPLYYTAIMSRSMCHHLVTGSWVGGFFHSIIQIFITIPLPFCGPNVIDHYFCDLHPLFKLACTDTFVVGVIMFVNSGLFSVFSFLFLVSSYVVILFNLRNHSAEGRQKALSTCASHIMVVVLFFGPAIFLYLRPASTYTEDKLVAVFYTVITPMLNPIIYTLRNAEVKNAVKKLWGKLVNSSVEQN